One Desulfovibrio sp. UIB00 DNA window includes the following coding sequences:
- a CDS encoding DUF5334 domain-containing protein, whose translation MKHLLFGAALLGCLCMTIPALAWDGFDADSADLVEVIPDRVPSKGDTVDVRNYDKDATETCLVESVARNARTVELVVRTPAGVARTLVMEGR comes from the coding sequence ATGAAACACCTGCTATTCGGAGCCGCCCTGCTGGGCTGCCTTTGCATGACCATACCCGCGCTGGCCTGGGACGGCTTTGACGCCGATTCCGCCGACCTTGTCGAGGTGATCCCCGACCGTGTTCCCTCCAAGGGCGACACGGTGGACGTGCGCAACTACGATAAGGACGCCACGGAAACCTGCCTCGTTGAATCGGTTGCCCGCAATGCCCGCACTGTGGAACTTGTGGTGCGCACTCCTGCCGGAGTAGCCCGCACCCTTGTGATGGAAGGCCGTTAG
- the moaA gene encoding GTP 3',8-cyclase MoaA, translating into MQACVNPFAPLGNCAAPGEELASLAHPAPLCDGHGRVVRYLRLSVTDRCNLRCAYCRSEINQKFIPHPKVLRYEEMARLVGMMAALGVSKVRLTGGEPFARKGCDELLHLLHTRYPSLDLRLTTNGTLLEPHIPLLRSVGVSAVNLSLDSFDRETFARVTGRDLLPAVLASLDGLLQAGIRVKINAVAMRGVNDGQMDDFVHAVRTMPVDLRFIEFMPMGSGTLWGPETFWSAADIRAEAERRVRLDPVQDSSAEAGPAKMFAVQGGKGRMGFITAVSCHFCGTCNRLRLTSDGNLRTCLFDDREYHLRGLLRHPRFDDEHLARVVRLACADKPIGADLLKARKKGSAVADKQMVGIGG; encoded by the coding sequence ATGCAAGCATGTGTAAATCCATTTGCCCCTCTTGGCAACTGTGCCGCCCCTGGTGAAGAACTCGCGTCATTGGCGCACCCTGCCCCTCTGTGCGATGGGCACGGCCGCGTGGTGCGGTATCTGCGCCTTTCTGTCACTGACCGCTGCAATCTGCGCTGCGCCTATTGCCGTAGCGAGATAAATCAGAAGTTCATTCCGCACCCCAAGGTCCTGCGCTATGAAGAAATGGCCCGCCTTGTGGGCATGATGGCCGCGCTGGGCGTTTCCAAGGTGCGGCTTACCGGGGGCGAACCCTTTGCCCGCAAGGGCTGCGACGAACTGCTGCATCTGCTGCATACGCGTTACCCCTCCCTTGATCTGCGCTTGACCACCAACGGCACCCTGCTTGAGCCGCACATTCCGCTGCTGCGCTCGGTGGGGGTGAGCGCCGTCAATCTTTCCCTCGACAGTTTTGACCGCGAAACCTTTGCCAGAGTGACCGGGCGCGACCTGCTGCCCGCTGTTCTCGCCTCGCTGGACGGGCTGCTGCAAGCGGGCATTCGCGTAAAAATCAACGCTGTCGCCATGCGCGGCGTCAATGACGGGCAGATGGACGATTTTGTTCATGCCGTGCGCACTATGCCCGTTGATCTGCGCTTTATCGAATTTATGCCCATGGGCAGCGGCACCCTCTGGGGGCCGGAGACGTTCTGGTCTGCCGCAGACATCCGGGCCGAAGCCGAGCGCCGTGTGCGCCTTGATCCCGTGCAGGACAGCAGCGCGGAGGCTGGCCCCGCCAAGATGTTTGCCGTGCAGGGGGGCAAGGGCCGCATGGGATTTATCACCGCTGTATCCTGCCATTTCTGCGGCACGTGCAACAGGCTGCGGCTTACGAGCGACGGCAACCTGCGCACATGCCTGTTTGACGACAGGGAATATCATTTGCGGGGGCTTCTGCGTCATCCGCGTTTTGATGACGAACATCTGGCCCGCGTGGTGCGCCTTGCCTGTGCGGACAAACCCATCGGTGCGGATCTGCTCAAGGCCCGCAAAAAAGGCTCCGCCGTGGCAGACAAGCAGATGGTGGGCATTGGCGGTTAA
- a CDS encoding SRPBCC family protein produces MLKMSLELPVNATPDNIWRVYSEFSLRRQWETDLESYELDGPFAEGVGGTMQLEGMPPIRFVFTEVQTNKRFRDAVDLGGIGRLEFGHEISERDGRRFVEHSISLLPKYCEITNENYAFFQKVTGDMTDVLWRLKILAESL; encoded by the coding sequence ATGCTCAAGATGTCACTTGAATTGCCGGTAAACGCCACGCCGGATAATATTTGGAGAGTCTACAGCGAATTTTCACTTCGAAGACAATGGGAAACAGATTTGGAATCGTATGAGCTTGACGGGCCATTTGCCGAGGGTGTGGGCGGTACCATGCAGCTAGAAGGCATGCCGCCGATCCGATTTGTTTTTACAGAGGTGCAGACCAACAAGCGTTTTCGGGATGCCGTTGACCTTGGGGGTATAGGACGGCTAGAGTTCGGGCATGAAATTTCAGAGCGCGATGGGCGGCGCTTTGTGGAACATTCCATCTCGCTTCTGCCAAAATATTGTGAAATAACAAACGAAAATTATGCATTTTTCCAAAAAGTCACTGGGGATATGACGGATGTGTTATGGCGTTTGAAAATTCTGGCAGAAAGCCTGTAG
- a CDS encoding MarR family transcriptional regulator, producing MAFENSGRKPVVFPSQFQGEAGASPGLLFIRAYNRWHGIIRRALAKCGLTHPQFVFLACTGYLAQNEEYVTQSMVANLADMDLMTISQLAVLLEKKGLILRTTHPQDSRAKSVSLSDEGQLRLSNSLPTVEVIDREFFGVLGSGQKDFARMLRVLSAVTDGNIPGIEPDVISK from the coding sequence ATGGCGTTTGAAAATTCTGGCAGAAAGCCTGTAGTTTTTCCTTCACAGTTTCAGGGGGAGGCTGGAGCCTCCCCTGGGTTGCTTTTTATACGGGCATATAACCGCTGGCACGGTATTATCCGAAGAGCGCTCGCCAAGTGCGGCCTCACGCACCCTCAGTTCGTTTTTCTGGCCTGTACCGGCTATCTGGCGCAAAATGAGGAGTACGTGACCCAGAGCATGGTGGCAAACCTTGCCGACATGGATTTGATGACGATTTCACAGCTTGCGGTATTGTTGGAAAAAAAAGGGTTGATTCTGCGCACGACACACCCGCAGGACAGCCGCGCCAAGTCTGTGAGCCTTTCAGATGAGGGACAACTCCGGTTGAGCAACAGCCTGCCAACGGTCGAGGTTATAGATAGAGAATTTTTTGGGGTCCTTGGGAGTGGGCAGAAAGATTTTGCGCGGATGCTCCGTGTTCTTTCAGCCGTAACCGATGGGAACATCCCTGGTATTGAACCTGACGTTATTTCCAAATAA
- the ruvA gene encoding Holliday junction branch migration protein RuvA has protein sequence MIAYLEGRLAEIWGNACLIVTEGGVGYEVALPAHTLASLPGRGEPLALYTSLAVREDALELFGFATFEERQTFEVLVSISKVGARTALGILSIFRPDDLRRVVFEDDVLALTRVSGIGKKTAEHVFLELKYKLKVEDAPQAAALTTGSRPGSVFRDVLDGLGNLGYEPDECAPLVKKLLHEEPDLDVTGALRATLKALAKGKV, from the coding sequence ATGATCGCCTATCTTGAAGGCCGCCTGGCCGAAATATGGGGCAATGCCTGCCTGATCGTCACCGAAGGGGGCGTGGGATACGAAGTGGCCCTGCCCGCCCACACGCTTGCCAGCCTGCCCGGCAGAGGGGAACCCCTGGCGCTGTACACCAGCCTTGCAGTGCGTGAAGACGCGTTGGAACTTTTTGGTTTTGCCACCTTTGAAGAACGCCAGACCTTTGAAGTGCTGGTTTCCATCTCCAAGGTGGGCGCGCGCACGGCCCTTGGCATCCTTTCCATTTTTCGGCCCGACGACCTGCGCCGGGTTGTGTTTGAGGATGACGTGCTGGCCCTTACCCGCGTTTCGGGCATTGGCAAAAAAACCGCCGAGCATGTGTTTCTTGAGCTGAAATACAAGCTCAAGGTCGAGGACGCCCCGCAGGCGGCGGCGCTGACCACCGGGTCGCGGCCCGGTTCTGTATTCCGCGATGTGCTGGACGGTCTGGGCAACCTTGGCTACGAGCCGGACGAATGCGCGCCCCTAGTCAAAAAACTGCTGCATGAAGAGCCTGATCTGGATGTGACCGGCGCTCTGCGCGCCACCCTCAAGGCCCTTGCCAAGGGGAAGGTCTGA
- the ruvB gene encoding Holliday junction branch migration DNA helicase RuvB has protein sequence MTDLANPCVAECTTGIDESVRPHSLDDFIGQDELRANLRVYLGAARERGKALDHTLFYGNPGLGKTTLAQIMASELGVNLVCTSGPVLERSGDLAAILTNLNRHDILFVDEIHRMPIAVEEVLYPAMEDFKLDLVIGQGPAARTVKIDLEPFTLVGATTRMGLISSPLRDRFGIVARLEYYSPGDLARVVQRTARILGVEVSTDGAAEIGRRSRGTPRIANRLLRRVRDFALVHGDGLVTGEQASAALKRMDVDELGLDQMDRKLLEVLIKHYDGGPVGIKTLAVACSEEVRTIEDIYEPYLIQCGFLKRTPRGRMATALAYRHLKMLLS, from the coding sequence ATGACCGATCTTGCGAATCCGTGCGTTGCGGAGTGCACCACAGGCATTGACGAAAGCGTACGCCCGCACAGCCTTGACGACTTTATCGGGCAGGATGAACTGCGCGCCAATCTGCGCGTGTATCTGGGCGCTGCGCGCGAGCGCGGCAAGGCGCTGGACCATACGCTTTTTTACGGCAATCCAGGGCTTGGTAAAACCACGCTGGCGCAGATCATGGCCTCCGAGCTGGGGGTCAATCTTGTCTGCACCTCAGGGCCGGTACTTGAGCGCAGCGGCGACCTTGCCGCCATCCTCACCAATCTGAACAGGCACGACATCCTTTTTGTGGATGAAATCCACCGCATGCCCATTGCCGTGGAAGAAGTGCTGTATCCCGCCATGGAAGATTTCAAGCTCGATCTGGTCATCGGGCAGGGGCCTGCGGCGCGCACGGTCAAGATAGACCTTGAACCCTTCACCCTTGTGGGGGCGACCACGCGCATGGGCTTGATTTCTTCGCCCCTGCGTGACCGATTCGGCATTGTGGCGCGGCTGGAATATTACAGTCCGGGCGACCTTGCCCGCGTGGTGCAGCGCACGGCGCGCATCCTGGGTGTGGAGGTCTCCACTGACGGCGCTGCGGAAATTGGCCGCCGTTCGCGCGGCACGCCCCGCATTGCAAACCGTCTGTTGCGCCGGGTACGCGACTTTGCCCTGGTGCACGGTGACGGGCTGGTGACTGGCGAGCAGGCTTCGGCGGCGCTCAAGCGCATGGACGTGGACGAGCTGGGACTGGATCAGATGGACCGCAAGCTGCTGGAAGTGCTCATCAAACACTATGACGGCGGCCCGGTGGGCATCAAAACCCTGGCCGTTGCCTGTTCGGAAGAAGTGCGAACCATTGAAGATATTTACGAACCCTACCTTATTCAGTGCGGCTTTTTAAAGCGCACCCCGCGTGGGCGCATGGCGACAGCTTTGGCCTACAGGCACTTGAAAATGCTGCTTTCCTAG
- a CDS encoding ACT domain-containing protein translates to MQLQVIEGKFSVCKVENLRAVNFHVPWLFVGKTDAEISVVCLTVDVPHATLAREDGWRALRVAGQMDFGLTGVMAGLSTVLAQAGISIFAVSTFDTDYILMKAEKLAPAIEALEASGYTVERAAL, encoded by the coding sequence ATGCAGTTGCAAGTTATTGAAGGAAAATTCAGCGTCTGCAAGGTGGAAAACCTGCGCGCCGTCAATTTTCATGTGCCGTGGCTGTTTGTGGGCAAAACTGATGCGGAAATTTCGGTGGTCTGCCTAACTGTGGATGTTCCTCACGCCACACTGGCGCGGGAGGATGGCTGGCGCGCACTGCGCGTGGCGGGGCAGATGGATTTTGGCCTTACCGGTGTGATGGCGGGCTTGTCCACCGTGCTGGCCCAGGCGGGAATAAGCATTTTTGCCGTGTCCACCTTTGATACGGACTATATATTGATGAAGGCGGAAAAGCTTGCTCCGGCTATTGAAGCGCTGGAGGCGAGCGGCTACACCGTGGAGCGCGCTGCCCTGTAA